Genomic window (Pseudobacteroides sp.):
AGCAGCAAACAGATGATGCAAAATCACTTATGAAAAAAGCTGAGAAGAAGGCTGGCGATAATGTATATTATAAGCAGCTTATTTCCCAGATGTACACAAATCTTGGTCTTAAAGAGGATGCTGATAGGATCCAAAAAGAAATAAACTCAAAGTAATGGTAAATCAGAAAGGGCTGTCGCATATCATTAATTAGTGCGACTGCCCTTTTATTTTATCTCCGGTTGGCTACATAATTTTTCAGTATATTAAGTTCTTTTCTATATGTCTCATATATTCTTTCCTCTATATACTTTGCCGCTTCAAAGTCATCCATATCGTTGTATGCGAACCCATAATAATTCTGTACCTCAATGTTAAATATCCCCTCCAGTTTTGACTCCAGAGGTGTAAAATAGACCTCTGGAAGCTTTTTTCTTAACTCGCTATAAAGCTTTTCCGCCTGCTGTCCACCCAAAAAATCACTTTTTTCATTTATTTTACTTTCAATAACTTTTTTCTGGGTTTCTACTGCCATTTTTATAATTTCCCAGGCTTCTTTCTTAAACTTGCTGTCCTTTGGTATTCCTAAAACATGAAATCCGTCAAAGGCATTGGCTCCAAAAGGTAATTTTGTAACCCTCCATAATCCTTTCGTATCAGGAGCCCATTGTTTCAGCTTCTCCTCCCCCCAGCAACCAAGGTAGACCATTGCCATCTTACCGCTTCTTATGGCCTCCTGGCCTGAGTTTTCCCATATTCCCAATGACGATGCCAGTTCATTTTCCTTCACAGCCCTAGTTGCGTATAGCACCTTTGCAGCATCCGGATTATTTCTTAAGTATTTAAAGCTAATATCATAGAACCCCCTGTTTCTATAAAATATGTCCATCGGTTCAGTATACCACTGTGCAATCCAATGGTCATTTTTTTTCAGTTCCTTTCCTATTTCAATCCAGTTTCCAGGCTGTTCCATGAATTTCCCCAATTCATCCGGATCGGTGGGAAAACCGTACTTCTCAAGGATATCCTTGCGATAATAAGCAACACTGGGATGCTGCATCATTGGAAGCCCGTTAAGCTTTTTCCCGTCAGGTGATCTAACAAAACTCAATTGAGTTTCGGTAAAGCATCCTATAATTTCTTCTGCATTATACGGAGGCTTAAATAAATCATCCAGTACATCTACATAGTGAAACTTGCCCATACTTTTAAATTCTGCCTTCAGTAAAACCACGTCAGGTACATTACCGGCTGCAGCTCTATTCATAAAATCATTGGTAATATCCCCGCCTGAATCAACAATTTCCAGCTCTAGATTTGAAAATTTCTTTTTCACAGGTTCTTTAAGCATATCCCAAACCGGATCATGCCCCCAAATTACTAATTTATTGGTGCCGGATGACCGGACTTTATCATTATCCTGTTCCATGCCTACTCTATCAATATTATTAAATTTGTCATCCGGAGCTGTTATTTCCTTTTTGCTGCAGGAGGAAAACATAATAACACACAAAAGTATTGCAGTAATTTTATAAAAGAACATTCTCATTGATATTACTCCTTTGCCAGTTCTTGTTTCGCACTTCCTTCATGAATTGGACAAAACTTTCTGCAGGAATAGGCCTTTCAAAGTAGTAACCCTGGAACTCATCGCACCCTAAGGCTTTTAATGCGTTAACATTATCCAAAGTTTCAACACCTTCTGCAACAACTCCAAGACCGATATTATGTGCCAACTTTATTATAGCTTCTACCACAGCTGCATTGTGCTTATCATTGGGAATATTATTTATAAAGGATTTGTCTATTTTAAGGCATGAAACCGGAAGATCCTTAAGTGCCGACAGCGATGAGTATCCTTTACCAAAATCATCAATTGCTACGCTTACTCCGGAACTCCTGATTTTTAAAAGCTGGTTGATAATTCTTTCCGGATCCTTCATAATCATGCTCTCAGTTATCTCAAGCTCCAAACATTCCGGTCTTAGTGCTGTCTGTTCCAAAACCTTATTTACAAGTTTATGCATATCAGCCTGCTGAAATTGAAGTATCGAACAATTCACCGATACACGTCTTACCGGATATCCTTTATCTCTCCACTCCATTAGCTGCACACATGCTTTCCTTAGAGCCCATTCGCCAATAGGAACAATGAGGCCTGACTCTTCAGCAAGAGCAATAAACTGATCAGGCATAATCATACCATCTTCAGGATGATTCCATCGAATCAAAGCTTCGGCACCTGTAACTTCCCCTGATTTTGCACTTATCTTCGGCTGGTAGAAAAGCAAAAATTCCCCCTTTTCCAATGCTTTATGCATTCCATGCTCCAGCTTCATTTTATTAGGTATACCGAAATTGCTTATGCTTGAATAAAACCTGTATGTATTTCCTCCAGATTCTTTTGAAGCATACATTGATACATCTGCATACTTAACAATCTCAACCATGTTATCCCCATCATCCGGAAAAACACTTATTCCCAAACTTGCACCAATATATACATCCTGACCGTCTAAATCAACAGGTTTTTTAATCTCAGCTATTATATCCTCGGCAATTTGCTTTATTTTACTGTCATTCATATTATTTAAAATAACAACGAATTCATCACCGCCGATTCTAGCAATAAACCTGTTATTTCCCGGGTATTTGCCAAGAATCCCATTTAGCCTCTCACTTACGCATTTCAGCAGTAAATCTCCTGTAAAATGACCTAGGGTATCATTAACTTGTTTGAACCTGTCAAGGTCTATAAGCAATACAGCAACTGGGCAGCACCCTATTCTTTCCTGTTTCCCTATGACATCCAAAAGGTTTTTAAGGTAATCGTTAAAATTAGATCTATTGGGTAATCCTGTAAGAACATCATAGTATGCAAGTTCATGGAGCTTCTGTTCGGATTCTACAAGGAGTACAGTTTTCTGCTCCAGCTTGTTATACATGGTCTTATACTCCGTTATCATGCCCCTAAGCTCATCCGACATGGCAATAAAATTGACTGTTAATTCATTAAGCTCAAAAACATTACTTCCAGGCCACAAAACCCCTTCATGTGATCTGAGCTTATCCGGTAATCCTGTACTTACCTGAAGCAGCTTGGATAGAAACCTTAGGACAACCCTATTTATTACCAAAATAAAAACTGCAACAAGGAATGTAAACAACATGAGTATTTTAGCCTGCATCAAATAATTGTTAAATATCTCATTCCTGTAAAACTTCATGGAGAGGCTTATTTTTATAACAACCACACCAAACAGATCCGCCTCATGAACATAAGCAGCCTTACTCCACCTGCTTTCTCCAAATCCCATACTTCTTTCCTCTGGAATCCATAAATAAAACTCATTATTCTTATTGTAAATAACCCTGTCCAGCTTTTGGCCAATGATATACTTGTTGTTGACATAGTGCTGAACCCTTTCGCTGCTCCTCACATTCAAATCCTTATCTATAAGGCTTATCCTAAAATTAGTGTTCCTGGCATCCTCTCGTATAATTTCAGCAAGATAGCCAAGCTGCAATACTGATTTGAGTTTAAGATCCCTTATATTCTCATCTGTCCAATTCTTAGTCTGTTCTATCACATACTGTGCTGCTTCCTGACTCTTTTCCCTTCCGTCATTTTCAATGCTTCTCTCAAAGCTCCAACTGCTTATGGCAAGATATATCATAAAGGGTCCTAATATAGCAGCAACCGAAAGATGTACCATAAAAGCAATAAGTGTGGGAGGTTTCCTGTGGACACCTTCAGCCATATAGATTCTCTCATAGGGAACATATGTATAGAACACATCTGCCAACATTGAATTGAATATGCCTACAATCAAATAAATAAAGAAGGGTGACAACATTTCGATTTTAATATTTCCATGACCTATAATAATAGAATAGACTGCAACGATAGCACCTGCTAAAAACCAGTATAACGTGTCAAGGAGAATGAGATTCTTTTGTTTAAGCTTAAATACAGCCCCAACCGCCAAAATCTCCATAAATGACATAATAGGTTCAGTGATTTGGACTGAGATTAAAAATTCAGCCCCGTTCACAATCAGTGCTGATAGTACAGCCCATTTAAAGCCGAACAATCTTAAAATTATAAAAAGAAATGCACTGCTTAAGGAAAGCTTGATGTCAAAAATCAAACTGACTCCAAATATTTTACCGATCAAAGCAAGTAAGGTGAGTAAAGATATTGCCAAAAAGCCTTTTTTAGAATTTGATAACCTGCTTAGGAATCCCAAGATATCAACCTTCTTTATTATTTATTTTTTAATCAATATTTGTAAAAGACACCGATAGGTACATTAGAAAAAATACTTATTTTTGTATCGAATTAAAAGATTTATGCATTCTAATTATATTCGACACAAAAATATACAATTCCTTCTTAAAATATTACTTTTAGAGTCATCTTATTGTGTGATAATATTCATGATTTTCTTGGGAATTAACCTTTTAAGCTTATTAGGAATTATATCAAGATCAGCCTTGTTAAGACCTTTTATGTATGCAAGAACGGTAAAATAAACTCCCCCCCCTGCAATAATTGAAGCAAACAATAAAACAGCATTGAATAAGTACGAATCTCTGATAAAAAACAGCACAGTATTTAGACCATAATAAAAGACAAAAACCATTAACCCCATTATTATGGAAGAGAATGCAGGCTTAAGTATAGAAGCCGAATTAAAGCCCACATTTAGTGTTCTTTTCATCAGCACTATATTTAAGGCTATTGGAATTAGGAACCCTACCATGGATCCCATAACAGCACCTAAAATATTAATCTTCGGAACAGCTATAAGAAAGTAATTGGCCACAACCTTTCCCACAATTCCAATAATCATGTAAAATGTAGTGGCATATAGCTTTCCGGCACCTTGAAGGATGGACGTCTGAATTTGTACAATTGCCATAAGTATGAGTATAAAAGAACCATACTTCATCAGGTATTCCCCTTCACCATAATGCAGAAGCCTGAATATGGGAATGCTTAAAACCGAAAAGCCCACAGCGGAAGGTAATGCTATAAGAAAACATGCTCTGAAGGCGAAATTAACCTTTCCTTCCACCTCTAGACTATTTTTCCTTGCCACAGCAGCAGAGATAGCCGGAAGCAGTGCGGTTGCTAGTGCGACCGTTACCGCTATTGGAGCATTCAAAAGCTGCTGATATTTTAAAAGGAACCCATAAGCCGCCGATGCCTGGACGTCTGACAAGCCTGCTGCAAGAAGTCTGCTTTTAGTATTCCACAAATCGATAAGGTTACCTGCGTATTGCATTCCAACACACAATGTAATTGGCAGGCTATAGTATATTATTCTTCTTACCAGTTGACCATATCTGAACCTTTTTACCTTAGCTGTCAGATCCGAACTTGGTATTATATACATGTCCCTTTTTTTATGATATATAACCAAAAATAATGCTGCACTAAGTGCCCCCATTAGCGTTCCTATAGCACCTCCTGCACAAGCCCATTCCAAACTGTGCTTTAAAAAAACCGCTGCAAAAACCACGGTAAAAATTGCATTAATTACCTGTTCAATTATCTGAGATACAGCTGTGGGAGTCATGTTCCCCCTGCCCTGAAAATATCCCCTATAGGCAGAAGCTACAGCTGTAATCATTATAGAAGGTGCAAGCCACATTATTGCTAATGCGGACTTGTTAAACTTGACCATATTTGATAAAGGGTGAGCAAACAATAAGGTAGTCAAAGCCAATATAAGCCCTGCAGCCAACATTATAAACCTTGCTATTTTGAAACTTCGTATGGCATCCTTGTGATTCTCAAGGGCTACAAGCTCCGAGACAAGCTTGGAAATAGCCACTGGCATGCCCGAATTGGCCAGAACATATACAAATACATAAACCTGGTTTGCAGCACCGTATATTCCATAACCCTCATCCCCTATTATTGCAATGAGAAATGGTACGTACAATAAAGAAAGTATTTTAACTATTATTCCTGCTGCCGATAGTATTGCAAAACCCTTTGCTAAAGACTGCTGCTTCATTCTATCCCCTTGTTAATGCCTTTATATTAATAGCACTTTTAATATCATCATGATCAAAAAATAACTTCCGCTATAAATTTCGCTTATGTGTTGACTTATCTCATCAACACCCGCTCAAAAGCGGAAGTAATTTTTCATTCATGCCATAGTATATTATAGGTAAAACACTTTAAATTTATAATTTAAAGTGTTTTACACATTACCAATTGATTTTATCACTAAATCAAGTTTTTTAAAACATTATTTTAGCCTTCAAAGCCTTTTATCGCTTCTTTCTTACTGCTAAATATCCCCTTTATTTTCTCAAGAAGCTCATAAACAACAGGAACTATTACAAGGGTAAGGAAGGTGGAAGTTGTCAATCCACCAATAACTATGACCGCAAGGGACTGCGACATTGTGGATGCCTTTGAAAATCCCAATGCCAAAGGAATAAGTGCTGCAATTGTTGCTATTGCAGTCATCAAAATAGGTCTTATACGCACTCGTCCAGCCTCCAACAGTGCTTCTCTGACCTCCATTCCCTCTCTTCTTTTCTGAGCAACTCTATCAATTAAGACTATCGCATTGGTAACAACTATACCAATAAGCATGAGTGCCCCTATCATTGAAGGCATATCTAAAGGCAGACGGGTGACAAACAATGCAACCATACCGCCTATTGCAGCAAGCGGAAGCGAAAACAGTATTGATATGGGGGCACTAATGGACCCCAAAGCTATTACCATTACAAAGAATACCAAGAAAACAGCCAGAACCATTGCAACACCCATTTGCATGAAAGTATCATCCATCATCTCAGTGATACCGCCCATTCTTACTTCAATTCCTTCAGGCAGTGCAATTTCGTTGATCTTTTCCTGTACTTCTTTTGATACTGCTCCTGTATCTTTTACTGTAATCTTTCCTGTAACCTTGGCATTTTCCTTCCCATTCTCTGTAAATATACTTACAGGACCCGGCACTTGTGAAACATCCGCCACATCACTTAGCTTAACGCCTTGGAACAGCTCCACTCCCTTTATGCCATCAATATCCTTAAGTGAATCCGCCTTAAGTCCAAAGTTGACATCGAGGGTTTTATTGTCAACTACCATGGTGGTTATCTTTGTGTCATTTAGTAGTCCTGCTACTGCCATTCCCACAGTTGTTGCCGACATTCCGAATTTACTTGCCTTTTTCTGGTCTACCTTTACCGCAATTTCAGGCTTTGATTCACTTAGGTTATTTACAACACCTTCAAGGCCTTTAATGCCGGATATCTCCTTTGTGACGAGCCTTGCAGCATTCTTAATTTTTGCTATGTCATCTCCGGTTATCACAACCTCAATGTTGTTTGTAGCACCAGCTCCCCCGCTTGAAGGGTTTTGACTGTTAATGGTAATCTTGGCCTTGCCGTCTTCTGAAGGTATTTTGCTTCTAAGTGACTTAATTACATCATCCACATTAACATCCTCTTCAACATGTGCCAGGATGTTATTGGATCCTCCGCTCATCATGGATTCCATTGAAGCACCGGAACTTCCTATAGTAGTCTGATACCTGTCAATTCCCTTTTCATTGGAAATTACTTTTTCCAGCTCCAATGCCTTATCATTTACTATCTTTAAATCAGTGCCGGGAGGGTAAGACATGTTGATGCCTACATACTGCTCTTTTTGCTCCTGAATAAAACTTGTACCGATAAGCGGGATCAATGCCAGGCTTCCAACAAATAAGGCCAATGAAATCAAAAGGGTGGCAGCCTTGTGGTTTAGAGACCAGTTAAGAAGTCCTTCATATTTTTTCATCAGAGGACCCTCATGAAACTCTGAATGCTTTATCTTTTTTGACTTCAAAAGCAAATACTTTGACATTACAGGAATAACAGTAACTGAAACCAAAAGGGATGAAAGCATTGCCGATGCAAGGGTAATTGCAAAGGGTTTAAACATGACCCCAGCCATACCATCAACAAACGTAATAGGTAAAAATACAGAAACCGTTGTCAAAGTAGAAGACGTAATAGCAGATGAGACTTCCTTTGTTGCTATTTTTATCAGCTCTATGTTTCTGATATCTTCAGTCTGAAGCCGCCTGTAAATATTTTCTATAACAACTATAGAGTCGTCAACTATCCTTCCTATAGCAACAGACAAGCCTCCAAGGGTGAGTATATTTAATGTAACATTGTAAAATGACATATTAAACACTTTGAGTACAATCAATGTCATAAGTACCGACAATGGTATGGAGACACATGCTATTATAGTAGTTCTGAAGTTCTTTAAAAACAGCAGTATGACAATAAAAGCGAACAAGGCACCCATAACACCTTCTTTTAACATACCGCTTATGGATTCGTTAACATAATCAGACTGATCCAATATAATCATTGTGTCGGTTCCCGGAAGTTCCTTTTTAATGTCCTCAAGCTTTTTTCTGACAGCATCCGAAACATCTACAGTATTTGCATCCTGTGTCTTCATTATCTTTATCACGACGCTGGGGTTGCCGTTTGTTCTGCTGTATGATGTTGATTTTTCGGAGCTTAAAGTAACCTCAGCAATATCCTCTAGCTTTACCTGCTTTATAGCAGCTGCTGGGATCAAATCTTTAGATGAATTTGCAGTTTCAGTGACATTTGAATCCTTCTTACTTAAGTCAGGCTTTGCCTCAGCCTTCGGACTCATTTTGGACTGCTTTGACATTTTATCCTGTATATCTTTTAATTGTTCATTCATTACTTTTAAACCAGCTTCTGCTTTGGCTATCAGATATTGAAGCTGGTTTTGCAACTTGGATGCTTCCTCCCTCACCTTCGCATCTGCTTTCTCGTTATTTGCAGTCTGCTTAGCACTACTTAGCTGCATTTTCATATCAACTATCTGTGACTGCGTTGTAGATATGGCATTAATGAGCTTTATCTGTGCATCATATGCTTGGTTCATTCCTGCCATCCCCTGCCCTAACTGCTCCACAGCCTGCCCTAATGCTGCCATTCCTTTTCCCATATCCGCTACTCCCTTGCCCATTTCGGAAAAAGAAGATTTCATCAAATCCTGAGTGTTAGGAAGCACTGGGATCATAACATTTTTTAAGTCTTCTATTGTATTCAATTTGCTGATGACCTTTATGGGCTCAACAGTTCCCTCAATGCTTATCGTCCCTGCAGGAAATGTAACATTGTTTTCTGTAAGAGCTTTTGCTACAGCACTATAATCACTTATACCATACTCCTTAAGCTTGGATGGAATGAGTTTTATATAAACCGCCTTCTGTGAATCACCCGTAAGGCTTACCTGTCCTACACCGGGCAACCCTGAAAGCTTAGGAATGATGACTTCTCTTACCTTTTCGCCAAGCTCCTCAGGCGACATATTTGCGTTTGAAAGGCTTAAGTTGAGAACAGGCATAGCGGCAAAATCTATCCTCATAAGCTTTGGTTTATCCGCCTTGTCAGGAAGCTTTGCACCGTTTATTGCCTCTTCAACCTTGCTTGAAATAGCATCCATATCAGATGAATACGGAAATTCAGCGATAATTACTGAATAATGCTCCGATGAGGTTGAGCTCACTGTCTTAACCCCATTGACACTTTGAATAAGGCTTTCCAAAGGCTTTGTTATTTGTTCCTCTACTTCCCCTGGGGCAGCACCTCGATAGACTGTTTGCACCCCTATAAAGGGCATGCTTATATCGGGCATTGTTTCTTTCTTCAAAGAAAATGCCGAGAAAATCCCCCCAAAGACTATAAGTATGCATAGAATACTTATTGCAGATGCGTTTTTTAATGAAAATTTAGTAAATATGCTCATGTAATTTTTCCTCCATTTTAGCTTTATTCAGGTTTATATTTTTTTGAGTATTCAAGAACAAGGACCAAAAGGTCCGACAACTGATTGCTTTTTTCCTCACCAAGAAACTCAACAAGACCCTGAAAATAATTATAAAAAGCATTTGATGCTGCATCTACAGCTGTCTGCCCCTTATCAGTAATCCTTATTTGCACAGCTCTCCTGTCCTGAATGTTTATCTGACGTTCAATACAATCTTTCTTTTCAAGCCCATTAATAAGCTGTGTAACCGTAGGAGGTGTTACATCCAGCATATTGCTGATTTGGGATACTTTCACACCTTCACCCTTTTCACCTGTAAGTTTTTTTATACAGAATAGTGTATAAATCTCACTGGTCTTTAACCCTTTAACAGGGCTGTTCATTTTGCTTAACTTGCTGAATTGATTGAATGCATCAAACAGTTTAGCTGCAGCATTAGTTTTTCGCTCCAAATTATCACCTCACAATTATCGGAAGAATTGATCAATATCATAATAACAAACATAAATCATTTGTCATCCTAACTATTAGGTATGCTAATAATTATAAGAATAAAATAAAATCCTGTCAATAAAACAGGATTTTATTTTATGATTTTGTTCCTATACAGCCTCATTTTCAAGGTCGGCCCCGGTAAACTGACTGTTATACAAATCAGCATAGAATCCGCCCTTTGCTAAAAGCTCGTTATGGTTACCCATTTCAATTATGCTTCCCTTATTCATAACAAGTATCAATTCAGCATCACGTATGGTAGACAGTCTGTGGGCAATAACAAAGCTTGTTCTTCCTTTCATGAGGTTTGCCATAGCTTTTTGTATCAGTACTTCTGTTCTTGTATCAACACTGCTTGTGGCTTCGTCCAGAATAAGGATTGTTGGATCGGCCAGTATGGCACGAGCTATAGTAAGAAGCTGCTTTTGTCCCTGGGAAATATTTGTAGCTTCTTCATTCAATATGGTGTTATAGCCCTCAGGAAGGGTACGGATGAAGTGGTCGGCATGTGCTGCCTTTGCTGCACGTTTAACATCCTCCATTGTAACTCCTTCTTTTCCGTATGCTATGTTATCCTTTATTGTTCCATTAAACAACCATGTGTCCTGTAAAACCATACCGAACATTTTACGTAATTCGCTGCGTTTCATGTCCCTAATATCAACCCCATCAATAGTTATTTTTCCTGAATTGATTTCATAGAACCGCATCAAAAGGTTTACCAAAGTGGTTTTTCCAGCTCCGGTAGGTCCCACTATTGCTATTGTGTCGCCCTTCTTGACATCAAGGTTCATGTTATTAATAAGGGGCTCTTCCACTTTATAACTGAAGTCCACGTTTTCAAATTTTACTTCACCCTTAGGTATTGATAATACTTTAGCATCAGATGAATCAGGAATCTCCTCCTCTTCATCCATGATCTGGAACACACGCTCTGCACACGCAATTGTAGACTGGATTACATTGGCTATGTTAGCCGTTTGTACAATAGGCATTGTAAATGACTTTGAGTAGGTAATAAAAGCAGTTATATCCCCAACCTTAAGCTTGTTTTTTGTAATCCATATTCCGCCCACTATACATATCAGCACATACCCCACATTACCGATAAAATTCATCAAGGGGAACATTACACCTGATACGAACTGTGCCTTCCATCCTGCTTTATTAAGTCTCTGATTAATTTCTGAAAACGTATTTATAGAATCTTTTTCCTTGCCAAAGGCTTTAACAATCTTATGCCCTGTATACATTTCCTCCACGTGTCCGCTTAAATCACCGATTTCCTTTTGCTGCTCTGCAAAGTATTTCTGTGACTTCTTTGCAATAAGTGCAGTAGATATAACATATAAAGGCATTGTTCCTATAACTATAAGGGTCAGTACCGGACTTATTGTTAGCATCATTATGATATACCCTATGATAGTCACAACTGATGTAATAATTTGTGTAAGGCTCTGCTGCAAGGTTGTAGCTATGGTATCTATGTCGTTTGTCACACGACTTAGTATATCCCCATGTGGATGCATATCAAAATATTTTAATGGCAGCTTTGCAAGCTTATTGTCAACATCCTTTCTCAAATCCCTGACTGTTTTCTGTGCAACACCTGACATGACAAGCCCCATTATAAGGCTGAACCCTGAGCTTATCAGGTATATGCCTATCAGGATAAGAGCAAGCAATCCGATATATTTAAAATCAATTTCCCCGTTTGTTTCCCTTATCGCCTTTATAACTCCTTGTTTTTGCTCTTCTGTGAGGTTGGGACTGGTGGAGCTGTTATCTTTTTGGGCTTGATTATCCTTTTTTAAACTTGTAGAAGCTCCCATTTTATCGCCATATTTAAATAACTTATCA
Coding sequences:
- a CDS encoding ABC transporter substrate-binding protein, with amino-acid sequence MRMFFYKITAILLCVIMFSSCSKKEITAPDDKFNNIDRVGMEQDNDKVRSSGTNKLVIWGHDPVWDMLKEPVKKKFSNLELEIVDSGGDITNDFMNRAAAGNVPDVVLLKAEFKSMGKFHYVDVLDDLFKPPYNAEEIIGCFTETQLSFVRSPDGKKLNGLPMMQHPSVAYYRKDILEKYGFPTDPDELGKFMEQPGNWIEIGKELKKNDHWIAQWYTEPMDIFYRNRGFYDISFKYLRNNPDAAKVLYATRAVKENELASSLGIWENSGQEAIRSGKMAMVYLGCWGEEKLKQWAPDTKGLWRVTKLPFGANAFDGFHVLGIPKDSKFKKEAWEIIKMAVETQKKVIESKINEKSDFLGGQQAEKLYSELRKKLPEVYFTPLESKLEGIFNIEVQNYYGFAYNDMDDFEAAKYIEERIYETYRKELNILKNYVANRR
- a CDS encoding putative bifunctional diguanylate cyclase/phosphodiesterase codes for the protein MGFLSRLSNSKKGFLAISLLTLLALIGKIFGVSLIFDIKLSLSSAFLFIILRLFGFKWAVLSALIVNGAEFLISVQITEPIMSFMEILAVGAVFKLKQKNLILLDTLYWFLAGAIVAVYSIIIGHGNIKIEMLSPFFIYLIVGIFNSMLADVFYTYVPYERIYMAEGVHRKPPTLIAFMVHLSVAAILGPFMIYLAISSWSFERSIENDGREKSQEAAQYVIEQTKNWTDENIRDLKLKSVLQLGYLAEIIREDARNTNFRISLIDKDLNVRSSERVQHYVNNKYIIGQKLDRVIYNKNNEFYLWIPEERSMGFGESRWSKAAYVHEADLFGVVVIKISLSMKFYRNEIFNNYLMQAKILMLFTFLVAVFILVINRVVLRFLSKLLQVSTGLPDKLRSHEGVLWPGSNVFELNELTVNFIAMSDELRGMITEYKTMYNKLEQKTVLLVESEQKLHELAYYDVLTGLPNRSNFNDYLKNLLDVIGKQERIGCCPVAVLLIDLDRFKQVNDTLGHFTGDLLLKCVSERLNGILGKYPGNNRFIARIGGDEFVVILNNMNDSKIKQIAEDIIAEIKKPVDLDGQDVYIGASLGISVFPDDGDNMVEIVKYADVSMYASKESGGNTYRFYSSISNFGIPNKMKLEHGMHKALEKGEFLLFYQPKISAKSGEVTGAEALIRWNHPEDGMIMPDQFIALAEESGLIVPIGEWALRKACVQLMEWRDKGYPVRRVSVNCSILQFQQADMHKLVNKVLEQTALRPECLELEITESMIMKDPERIINQLLKIRSSGVSVAIDDFGKGYSSLSALKDLPVSCLKIDKSFINNIPNDKHNAAVVEAIIKLAHNIGLGVVAEGVETLDNVNALKALGCDEFQGYYFERPIPAESFVQFMKEVRNKNWQRSNINENVLL
- a CDS encoding polysaccharide biosynthesis protein — encoded protein: MKQQSLAKGFAILSAAGIIVKILSLLYVPFLIAIIGDEGYGIYGAANQVYVFVYVLANSGMPVAISKLVSELVALENHKDAIRSFKIARFIMLAAGLILALTTLLFAHPLSNMVKFNKSALAIMWLAPSIMITAVASAYRGYFQGRGNMTPTAVSQIIEQVINAIFTVVFAAVFLKHSLEWACAGGAIGTLMGALSAALFLVIYHKKRDMYIIPSSDLTAKVKRFRYGQLVRRIIYYSLPITLCVGMQYAGNLIDLWNTKSRLLAAGLSDVQASAAYGFLLKYQQLLNAPIAVTVALATALLPAISAAVARKNSLEVEGKVNFAFRACFLIALPSAVGFSVLSIPIFRLLHYGEGEYLMKYGSFILILMAIVQIQTSILQGAGKLYATTFYMIIGIVGKVVANYFLIAVPKINILGAVMGSMVGFLIPIALNIVLMKRTLNVGFNSASILKPAFSSIIMGLMVFVFYYGLNTVLFFIRDSYLFNAVLLFASIIAGGGVYFTVLAYIKGLNKADLDIIPNKLKRLIPKKIMNIITQ
- a CDS encoding efflux RND transporter permease subunit, with the protein product MSIFTKFSLKNASAISILCILIVFGGIFSAFSLKKETMPDISMPFIGVQTVYRGAAPGEVEEQITKPLESLIQSVNGVKTVSSTSSEHYSVIIAEFPYSSDMDAISSKVEEAINGAKLPDKADKPKLMRIDFAAMPVLNLSLSNANMSPEELGEKVREVIIPKLSGLPGVGQVSLTGDSQKAVYIKLIPSKLKEYGISDYSAVAKALTENNVTFPAGTISIEGTVEPIKVISKLNTIEDLKNVMIPVLPNTQDLMKSSFSEMGKGVADMGKGMAALGQAVEQLGQGMAGMNQAYDAQIKLINAISTTQSQIVDMKMQLSSAKQTANNEKADAKVREEASKLQNQLQYLIAKAEAGLKVMNEQLKDIQDKMSKQSKMSPKAEAKPDLSKKDSNVTETANSSKDLIPAAAIKQVKLEDIAEVTLSSEKSTSYSRTNGNPSVVIKIMKTQDANTVDVSDAVRKKLEDIKKELPGTDTMIILDQSDYVNESISGMLKEGVMGALFAFIVILLFLKNFRTTIIACVSIPLSVLMTLIVLKVFNMSFYNVTLNILTLGGLSVAIGRIVDDSIVVIENIYRRLQTEDIRNIELIKIATKEVSSAITSSTLTTVSVFLPITFVDGMAGVMFKPFAITLASAMLSSLLVSVTVIPVMSKYLLLKSKKIKHSEFHEGPLMKKYEGLLNWSLNHKAATLLISLALFVGSLALIPLIGTSFIQEQKEQYVGINMSYPPGTDLKIVNDKALELEKVISNEKGIDRYQTTIGSSGASMESMMSGGSNNILAHVEEDVNVDDVIKSLRSKIPSEDGKAKITINSQNPSSGGAGATNNIEVVITGDDIAKIKNAARLVTKEISGIKGLEGVVNNLSESKPEIAVKVDQKKASKFGMSATTVGMAVAGLLNDTKITTMVVDNKTLDVNFGLKADSLKDIDGIKGVELFQGVKLSDVADVSQVPGPVSIFTENGKENAKVTGKITVKDTGAVSKEVQEKINEIALPEGIEVRMGGITEMMDDTFMQMGVAMVLAVFLVFFVMVIALGSISAPISILFSLPLAAIGGMVALFVTRLPLDMPSMIGALMLIGIVVTNAIVLIDRVAQKRREGMEVREALLEAGRVRIRPILMTAIATIAALIPLALGFSKASTMSQSLAVIVIGGLTTSTFLTLVIVPVVYELLEKIKGIFSSKKEAIKGFEG
- a CDS encoding MarR family winged helix-turn-helix transcriptional regulator, whose product is MERKTNAAAKLFDAFNQFSKLSKMNSPVKGLKTSEIYTLFCIKKLTGEKGEGVKVSQISNMLDVTPPTVTQLINGLEKKDCIERQINIQDRRAVQIRITDKGQTAVDAASNAFYNYFQGLVEFLGEEKSNQLSDLLVLVLEYSKKYKPE